AAAACCCAGACGCGGTGTTCCATACCAGCCCCGCCGGCACGGTCACCGAAGTGAACTCCGCCTTTGAGAAAGTGCTCGGTTTTACCAGAGAGCAGGTGTTGGGTCAACCCTTCGCTTCTTTTCTGCCCGCAGAGACGGGGCAGTTGGCGCAGCGGTATTTCACAGAGGCATTGCAGGGCGGCACGCTTCGGTTTGACCTGGAGACTGTGGACCATGAAGGCAAGGAGAAAATTCTGGATACCACCATGTACCCCATCTTCTTGAACGGGAGCATTATTGGGGTAGAGACCATTTCCAAAGACATTACCGCCATGGTGCGGGCGTACGGCACCATTCAGAAACAGGCCCAGCGACTCAACACCGTGCTGGAAAGTATCACAGACGCCTTCTTCACCCTAGACCATCAGATGCGTTTCACGCTCATCAACAGTGAATGCGCCCGGCTCCTGCAGATTGACAAAGACAGATGCATGGGAAAACACATGGCCCACTGCTGCCCAGAGGAAATGGAAGGCGAATTTTTTCAGAAATACCAGGAAGTGTTGCGCACGGGCAAATCTCTGGCGTTTGAGACGTATCTCCAGCACCGGGGCGTGTGGCTGGGCGTGAAAATGTTCCCCTCAGAAGACGGCCTCACCGTATATATGCTGGACATCACTGACCGGGTCAATTACCAACGCGAACTTAAAATGCTGTCTCTGGTGGCCAGCAAAACAATCAATGGCGTGGTGATCATGAACGGGAACCGTGAAATTGAGTGGGTCAATGAAGGCTTCACCAACATGAACCAGTACACCCTGGAAGAAGTCTTGGGCAAGCGCCCCAGCGATTTCCTGCAAGGGCCCAACACGAGTCCGGTGGCCTCCAACCAACAATTGGAGAATTATAAATCGGGCGCCACCTTCTCCCAGGAACTTTTAAACTACCGGAAAGACGGCACTGAGTTCTGGGTCAGGATCAACGTGACGCCCGTGCAAGACGCGGCCGGAAATATAATTAGGTATATTGCCCTGCAAACCGACATCTCCGCCCAGAAAAAGGCCGATGAAAGCCAGGCGCGCCTCACCCAGGAACTCTACCTCCAGAACCAAAACCTGCAGCAGTTCACCTATATTGTGTCACATAACCTGCGCGCACCGGTGGCCAACGCCATTGGCCTGGCCGGCTTGCTCAACGTGCTGGACCGCTCCTCAGAGAATTTCAACAAAGCCCTGGCCAACCTGGACAGCAGCGTGCAGGCCATAGACGCCGTTTTGAAAGACCTGAGCATTATATTGTCGGTGGGGTTTAGCAAAGGAGCCGTAGGCCAGGAACCTGTGCCGCTGGCGCCGCTGGTATGGGAAGCCACCCAAACCCTGCTGGAGCAATTAGAAGCCTTTGGAGGAGAAATTCACGTGGAGATTTCAGACGAAAGCCAGGTGCTGGGCAACCGGGCCTACCTGTTCAGTGTGTTCCATAACCTTATTTCCAACGCCATCAAGTACCGGTCACAAGAAAGGCTCCTGAAAATTACAGTGAGAATTTTATCAGAATCTGAATGGGTAGTGGTATCGGTCAAAGACAACGGCTCAGGGTTTGACGAAGACAAAGCGGCCGGCAAGGTGTTCAAGCTTTACAAACGGTTTCACCGCAACGTGGAGGGGCGTGGCCTGGGCCTGTTTCTGGTCAAAACCCAGATTGAGGCCATGGGCGGCGA
This region of Rufibacter sp. LB8 genomic DNA includes:
- a CDS encoding PAS domain S-box protein — its product is MDKPGEYSTDGIFAKMIKNSLDLHCIVSATGALLFASHACHRVLGHAPEDVEGRSFTEFVSPCDVAAVTSAMLPKEINQESQFETSHLHKNGKTVQIEWSMVWSAEDQVFFLVGRDVTERNNTRLLLQQREELHSALVEQGADMLALMNSEGTYTYIGGSTTRLLGYAPEEMVGKSALEFIHPDDLAFLQEKLMQVLDQEEFLRISGFRFKAKDGSWRWIDTTASNQLHNPSIQALVISSRDISDQMINNIRLQENEQKYHNLFEKNPDAVFHTSPAGTVTEVNSAFEKVLGFTREQVLGQPFASFLPAETGQLAQRYFTEALQGGTLRFDLETVDHEGKEKILDTTMYPIFLNGSIIGVETISKDITAMVRAYGTIQKQAQRLNTVLESITDAFFTLDHQMRFTLINSECARLLQIDKDRCMGKHMAHCCPEEMEGEFFQKYQEVLRTGKSLAFETYLQHRGVWLGVKMFPSEDGLTVYMLDITDRVNYQRELKMLSLVASKTINGVVIMNGNREIEWVNEGFTNMNQYTLEEVLGKRPSDFLQGPNTSPVASNQQLENYKSGATFSQELLNYRKDGTEFWVRINVTPVQDAAGNIIRYIALQTDISAQKKADESQARLTQELYLQNQNLQQFTYIVSHNLRAPVANAIGLAGLLNVLDRSSENFNKALANLDSSVQAIDAVLKDLSIILSVGFSKGAVGQEPVPLAPLVWEATQTLLEQLEAFGGEIHVEISDESQVLGNRAYLFSVFHNLISNAIKYRSQERLLKITVRILSESEWVVVSVKDNGSGFDEDKAAGKVFKLYKRFHRNVEGRGLGLFLVKTQIEAMGGEIKVSSQLGVGTRFLIHLKPASQSAFRN